ACCTCGTCTGCTCCGAGGCGTACATCGTCATCGGCGGCGCCGGCAGCGTCCAGACCCTCACCACGTCCGGCTTCGCCGACACCCCGTTGCACCCCGGCGACGTCGTCTGGTTCACCCCCGGCACGATCCACCGTCTCGTCAACGCGGGCGGCCTGCGCCTCGTGGTGCTCATGCAGAACGGCGGACTCCCCGAGGCCGGCGACGCCGTCTTCACCTTCCCCGCTCCCGTGCTGGCCGATCCGCACGCCTACCAAGCGGCGGCCGCCCTGACCGGCGACCCTTCCACGGCAGCGCGCCGCCGCCGCGACCTGGCACTCGAGGGTTTCCTGGCCCTGCGTCGCGAAGGCGGGCTGCGGGAGTTCCACACCGCGGCCCACCGCCTGAAAAGCGAACTCCTGGACGCCTGGTGGATCCGCTGGCGCGACGGGCCCCTGGCCGCGGCCGTCACGACCGGCCGTCAACTGGAACGGCTGAAGGCCGGAGACCTCTCGCACCTGGACGACGGCGAAGTGTCACGACGGGCACGCCCGGAGCACCTGCTCTTCGGCATGTGCGGCCGCTTGCAGACCTATTCCGTTCCCGACCCCCCGACGCGGCCGCTCGGCGGTCCCTCGGGGTCACCTCACCCCCACCTCCCGAAGGAGCTCCTCTGATGCGGTTTCGCCCTCATCCACCGGTCCACATGAAACGCCTGCTCGTCGTCCTCTCGTCCTTGCTGCTCCTGGCCACGTTCTTCAGTGCCCAGCCCGCCGCCGCGGCGACCGTCGACCCCACCGCCTCGTACGTGCTGGTCAACCGCAACAGCGGCAAGGCCCTGGACGTCTACAACCTGGCGACCGACGACGGGGCCCGCATCACCCAGTGGACCAGGAACGACCAGAACCAGCAGCAGTGGCAGTTCGTCGACTCCGGCGGCGGGTACTACCGCATCAAGTCCCGCCACTCCGGCAAGGTGCTGGACGTCCTCAACGGGTCCACCGCCAACGGCGGCTCGATCGTGCAGTGGACCGACCTGAACGGCACCAACCAGCAGTGGCGGCTGGCCGACAGCCCGGACGGCTACGTGAGGCTCATCGCGCGCCACAGCAACAAGGCCCTCGAAGTACAGGGCGGTTCCACCGCCGACAACGCGAACATCGTCCAGTACGACGACTGGGGCGGCGCCAACCAGCAGTGGCAGCTCGTCAAGGTCGGTAGCGGCACCCCCGGCGCCTGCGCTCTTCCCTCGACGTACCGCTGGTCGTCGACGGGCGCGCTGGCGCAGCCCAAGCCCGGGTGGGTCTCGCTCAAGGACTTCACCGTCGTGCCCTACAACGGCCGGCAACTCGTCTACGCGACGACGCACGACACCGGCACGAGGTGGGGTTCGATGAGCTTCAGCCCGTTCACCAACTGGTCGGAGATGGCCTCGGCCGGCCAGAACACGATGTCCGGTTCCGCCGTCGCGCCCACGCTCTTCTACTTCGCGCCGAAGAATGTCTGGGTGCTCACCTACCAGTGGGGCAGGACGGCCTTCTCCTACCGGACGTCGAGCGACCCCACCAACCCGAACGGCTGGTCGGCGGAGCAGGAGCTCTTCTCCGGGAGCATTGCCGGCTCCGGTACCGGACCCATCGACCAGACGCTCATCGGTGACGGCACGAACATGTACCTGTTCTTCGCCGGCGACAACGGCAAGATCTACCGGGCCAGTATGCCGATCGGGAACTTCCCGGGAACCTTCGGCACGAACTCGACCGTGGTCATGAGCGATTCGACCAACAACCTGTTCGAAGCCCCGCAGGTCTACAAGCTCCAGGGCCAGGACCGCTACCTCATGATCGTCGAGGCGATCGGCTCGCAGGGCCGCTACTTCCGTTCGTTCACGGCCGGCAGCCTGAACGGCTCATGGACACCCCAGGCGGCGACCGAGGCCAATCCCTTCGCCGGCAAGGCCAACAGCGGCGCCACCTGGACCAACGACATCAGCCACGGCGAACTGATCCGCACCGGCCCCGATCAGACGATGACCGTCGATCCCTGCCGTCTGCAGTTGCTCTACCAGGGGCGCAGCCCCGACTCGGGCGGCGACTACGGCCTCCTGCCCTATCGACCGGCTCTGCTGACACTGCAGCGCTGACGGCACCACTCGGCACGGGCTCCGTCGTGGAGCCGGCGTGGCGGGCCCGGCGGCAGGCCGGGCCCGCCACGGTCGCCCGAGAGCGACGCGCGGACCGTTGACACCCTCCTCGCGGTGTCACTACGGTCGCGCCACGATTTCGAACGTATGACGAAATTTCGAACGTACTGCGTGAAGGAGTCCCATCGACATGACCATCAACAGGCGCACGGTGATGGCGGCGGGCGCCGCCGGAGTGGCGGCAGCGGCCGTGGGGGCGGCCCCGGCGTTCGCCTCGGGAGGCGCGGAACGGCCGGGCGGAAGACCGGCGAAGGAGCTGTTCGGGACCCTGCCCGACGGCACACGCGTCCACCGGTGGACGGTGGCCGCGGGAGGAACCCGGCTGCGCGTGCTGTCGTACGGCGGCATCGTCCAGGCCCTCGACATCCCGGACCGGCACGGGCGATACGCGAATGTGTCGCTGGGCTTCGACACTCTCGAGGACTACGTGACGGGCAGCCCCTACTTCGGCGCGCTCATCGGCCGCTACGGCAACCGCATCGCGGGCGGCGCCTTCACCCTCGACGGCCGTACGTACCGACTCCCCGTCAACGACGACCCGAACAGCCTGCACGGCGGGGACAAGGGCTTCGACAAACGGGTGTGGGACGTCGAGCCGTACGCGAAAGGGCCGGACACCGGCCTCACCCTGCGCTACACCAGCGCGGACGGCGAGATGGGCTACCCCGGCACCCTGCGCGTCCGGGTCGACTACGTCCTCACCCCGCGCGGCGACTTCCGCATCGACTACGAGGCCACGACGGACAGGGCCACCGTCGTCAACCTCACCAACCACACCTACTTCAACCTCGCGGGTGAGGGCAGCGGCAGCATCCTCGACCACAGCCTGAGGATCGCCGCGTCCCGCTACACCCCCGTCGACTCCACCCTCATCCCGACCGGCGAACTCGCCAGGGTCGCGCACACGCCCTTCGACTTCCGCAACGGCAAGCCCATCGGCCGGGACATCCGCGAGGCGCACCCGCAGGTCGTCTTCGGTCGCGGATACGACCACAACTTCGTGCTCGACAAGGGACTCACCGACACCCCGCAGCACGTCGCGACCGTGACGGAGCCCGTCTCCGGCCGCGTGATGAAGATCGCGACCACCGAACCGGGCGTGCAGTTCTACAGCGGCAACTTCCTCGACGCCACGCTGGCGGGCTCCTCCGGGAAGGTCTACCGCCAGGGGGACGGCTTCTGCCTGGAGACCCAGCACTTCCCCGACTCGCCCAACCAGCCGTCCTTCCCGTCGACGGTGCTGCGCCCGGGACAGACCTACCGCTCGACGACGGTGCACTCCTTCGCCGCGCGCTGATCCACGAGAGACACAAGCCCGGTCGACGCCGTGTCGCCGGCCGGGCCGAGGAGAGAGGCGCCTGACCGGCTTTCGGCGGTCCGGCGGCTCTTCGTCTGTCTTTGTATTTAACTACCGACCAGCAAGTCTTGACTGCGGGAGATGGCCACCTCTTAAATTTGATTTTAACACTGCCACCGAATCCGCCCGGAACGAAAGCTGATCCCCCGATGCGTACCCTGGCCATCGCCGCCGTCCAGACCGCCCCCGTGCCGTACGACCTCGAAGCCACCTGGGCCCGCTTCGCCCACCAGGTGAGGACGGTCCACGCACTCTTCCCCCACGTCCAGCTGGTAGTCGTCCCCGAACTGTTCCTCGCGGCCGAAGGGCCGCTGCTCGCCGAGCACCCGGAGGAGTGGATGGAGCAGGCCGCGGTCACCATCCCCGGACCGCTCACCGACCGTCTCGCGGGACTGGCGAGGGAGACCGGCCTGTGGCTCGTGCCCGGCACCGTCTTCGAGCGCGCCACGGACGGAACGATCTACAACACCGCACTCGCGATCTCGCCCGAGGGGGACATCGCCGCCGCCTACCGCAAGGTCTTCCCCTGGCAGCCGTACGAACAGGCCACGCCCGGGAACCGCTTCACGGTGTTCGACATCCCTCGGGTGGGGCGCGTGGGCCTGGCCATCTGTTACGACGGCTCCTTCCCCGAGACCATGCGCCAGCTCGCCTGGCTCGGCGCGGAGATCGTCATCCAGCCCACCCTGACGACCACCCGTGACCGCGACATGGAAGGGGTCTGCGCCCGTGCCAACGCCTGGACCAACCAGCTCTACGTCGTCAACGTCAACGCCTCCGACCCGGCAGGCGTGGGCGCCAGCCTGATCGTCGACCCCGAGGGCACCGTCCGCCAGCAGGCCGGAGCCGGCGAGGAGGTCCTGGTCGACGTCCTCGACCTCGACGCCGTCACACGCGTCCGCCAGTACGGCTCCGCGGGCGTCAACCGCCCCTGGAGCCAGCTCGCCCGCTACGGATCGACCATCGAACTCCCCATGTACGGCGGCACGTTCCGCACGCCCGACTGGCTCAAGGAGGCGGAAGGGCACTGAGCCGGGAACCCGCCGGGTGCGGTCCCGGGTGGGTCTCCCGCCGGCGCCGCCCGCCCCGCCTCTGCCCTGGGGCGGGCGGCGCCGGGACGGCACCCCCATGAGGTTCGCCTCATGGGGGTGTCCGGGTTCCTGCGTCAGGCGAGGCCGAGAAGAGCGCGGACGCGGTCGTGGGGGAGCGCGGGGGTGCGGTGCCCCTGTCGGCCGGTCATGGATTCGTTGGCGACGAGGGCGTTGAGGACGGCTTCCTCGACGCACTGTACGGCCGCCTCGTAGAAGCGGTCGATGCGGCCCCAGGGGACGAAGCGGAGGGTGTCGTACTCGTCCTCGGTGGGTTCGCCTTCGGGGAAGGTGCTGTTCAGGGCCCCGTCGTTGGCGGTGGAGAAGGCGAGGAAGATGTCGCCGGAGAAATGGCCGCCGTTGGTGCCGGTGCGGCCCAGGCCGAGCGCGGCCCGGCGGGCCAGGGCCTTGCACTGGCCCGGGAGCAGGGGTGCGTCGGTCGCCAGGACGACGATGACGGAGCCCGCCCCGCCCGGTGCGCGGCCGGGCGCACCTGCCAGGTCCCGCTGGAGCCAGTCGTCGTCGTCCAGCGGGTTGTCGTCGAGCAGGGAGCGGCCCGCCGGCACGCCGGCGATGACGAGTTCCCGCCGCTCGCCGAAGTTGGCCTGGACGAGGGCGCCGACGGTCCAGGTGTGCGGTCCGTAGCCGACGGTACGGGAGGAGGTTCCCGAACCGCCCTTGAAGCCGTAGCAGTTCATGCCGGTGCCGCCGCCGACCGAGCCCTCCTCCAGGGGGCCGGAGGCGGCCGCGTCGAGGGCGGCGACGGCGTGTTCGGGGTGGACGTGGCCGCCGTTGATGTCGTTGAGGTAGCCGTCCCACGTCTCGGCGACCACGGGGAGCATCCACTGCGCGGCGAGGCGCGGGTGGTGTTCGGCGACCCACCGGTCCACTCCGGTGTGGACCGCGCCGACCGCGTGGGTGTTGGTGAGCGCGATCGGCAGGTTGAAGCCGCCTGACTCCTCGATCCAGGTGGTGCCGGTCATCTCGCCGTTGCCGTTGAGCGAGTACCAGCCGGCCGCACAGGCCGAACCGACCCCTTCCCGGCCCCTCGGCAGCAGCGACGTGACGCCGGTGCGGACGCCTTCGCCCTCGATCAGGGTGACGTGCCCGACCTCGACGCCCGGGACGTCCGTGATCGCGTTCCACGGGCCGGGGGCGCCGTCGAGCGGGATGCCGAGGGCACGCGCCCGGGGCCGACCGGAGGGAGTGTGATGGGCGGTGTCGCTGGGGGTCATGGTGCCTGGCTCTCTGCGGGAGGACGGAGAAGGGGTGATTTGAATCGGAATTTAAGAAGTGTTCGTCAAGGCTGTCAACAGATGGATCTCCCTGTTTTAATGGCGGTGAGACTTCGCAAGGTGACCGAGGAGGCGGTGCTCGTGGCGAGCGGCAGGGGCAAGGGCAAGGAAGCCCGCATGGCGGAACTGGCCGAGGCGGTCGAGCGAGCCCTGCTCACGCGGGGGCTCGAATCGCTCCGGCTGCGGGACGTCGCGGAGGAAGCGGGCGTCACCCCGGCCGCGCTGCTGTACTACGGCGATCTGGACGCCCTGGTCCACGAGACCTACCAGCGGGCCATCGAGCGCTTCGCGCGCGAGCGCGAAGAAGTCGTCGAGGCCCACCCCGACGCCCGGGACCGGCTCCGCGCCTGCATCGACAAGGGGGTGGCGACCGGACCGGACGACACGCTCACGCGGCTGCTGTTCGAGTACTGGCCGCGCTGTCTGCGCGACGTCAAGGCCGCCACGCTCGACAGCTCCCTGACCGAGCGCCAGGTCGCGATCTACTACGGCATCCTGCTGCTCGGCCAGGCCCAGGGGCACTTCACCCTCCAGGACCCGCCGCTCCAGCTCGCGGCCACCTTCATCGCCCTGGAGGACGGCTTCCAGATGGAGGTCCTCGCGGGCCGGCGCTCCCGCGCCCAGGTGATCGCGGCGATTCACGCCTACGCCCGGGCGGTCACGGGCTGGACGCCCTGAGGCCGGCCCGGAACCGCCGGCCCGGTCCCCGTCTCCCGCTGGGCGCTCAGATCATCACGTGCTTGGGCCGGGTGTAGTCGAGGAGGCCGGCGAGGGACAGGTCGCTGCCGTAGCCGGAGTGTTTGACCCCGCCGTGCGGCATTTCGGAGACCGTGGTGCCGTGGGTGTTCACCCACACGATCCCGGTGTGCAGGGCCCTGGTCGCGCGCATCGCCCGGTCGTGGTCCCTGGTCCATACGCTCGCGGCGAGTCCGAAGCGGACGTCGTCGGCGAGGCGCAGGGCCTCGGTCTCGTCGGTGAAGGGCTGCACGGTCACGACGGGGCCGAAGATCTCCTCCTGGACGATCTCGTCGTCCTGGCGTACCCCGGCGACGACGGTGGGGTCGTGGAAGAAGCCGGGCCGCGCGGGCCGCGTGCCGCCCGCCACGATCCGAGCGTGGCCGGGCAGCCGGTCGAGCAGGGCGCGGACCGAGGCCAGCTGGGCGGCGTTGTTGAGCGGGCCGAGGTCGGTGCCGGGGTGCAGGGCGCGGGCGGCGCCGGCGAGGGCGTCCAGGAAGGCGTCGTGGACGCGGGCGTGGACCAGGAAGCGGGTGGGGGCGGTGCAGTCCTGACCGGCGTTGGAGAAGGCGACCTGGGCCAGGGCGGCGGCGGTGGCGGCGACGTCGACGTCGTCGTGGACGATCACGGGCGCGTTGCCGCCCAGTTCGAGGTGGAGCCGCTTCAGCCCGGTCGCGGCCGCGGCGGCGATCTCCTGCCCGGCACGGACACTGCCGGTGAGCGCGATCAGGGCGACGGCGGGGTGGGCGGTGAGGGCGCGGCCGGTGTCGCGGTCGCCGCAGACGACGTTCAGTACGCCCGGAGGCAGGTGGGGGGCCGCGATCCGGGCGAGCAGCACCGATGAGGAGGGGGTGGTGTCGGCGGGTTTGAGGACCGTGGTGTTGCCGGCGGCGAGGGCCGGTGCGATCTTCCACGCGGCCATCATGAGGGGGTAGTTCCAGGGTGTGATCTGGGCGCAGACGCCGACCGGTTCGCGGCGCAGCAGGGAGGTGCGGCCCTCGGTGTACTCCGCCGCGGCGGCCCCCGGGAGGGTGCGGGCGGCCCCGGCGAAGTAGCGGAAGACGTCGGCGATCGCGGGGAGCTCCTCCGTGCGGAACTGCGCCGAGGGCTTCCCCGTGTCGGCGGTCTCCGCGGCCGTCAGCTCGTCCGCGTGCGCCTCGACGGCGTCGGCGACGGCGAGCAGCGCCCGCTGCCGGTGGGCCGGGGTGGTGGCCGACCAGGGACCGTAGGCGGCCGCCGCGGCCGCGCAGGCGGCGTCGGTGTCGGCGCGGCCGGAGCGTGGGGCGCGGCCGTGCACGCGCCCGGTGGCGGGGTCGACCAGCTCGGTGGTCGCGCCCGTGGCGGCGGCCCGGTCCTCGCCGCCGATGTGGTTCAGCAGACCGTCAGCCACGGCGCAGGGCCTCCTTCGCGGCGGCGCGCCCGGTACGGACGGCGCCCTCCATGTAGCCGGCCACCCACTGGTCGGATCCGCAGACGTAGAAGGGCGGTTCATGGGTGCCGTGACGGGGGCCGACGGCCATGACGTCGCCCGGAGCCCATTGCGTGACGTACCCCTGGGTCCAGGGGTCGGTGCCCCACAGGCGCAGGTACGTGGCGCGTGGCCGGTGGGCCTCGTCGCCGTACAACCGGGCGACCTCGGCGAGGAGTTCACGCGTCCGCAGGTGGGCGGGGGTGCCGAGCAGGACGCCGTACCTCTCGGGCGGGACGAGGGCGGACAGGACGCCCTCGCTCTGCGGCCAGGTGCTGCCGAGCACTCCCTCGCACTCGGACAGACCGCTGAGCCCCCGGTCGCGCCAGAACGGGCGGTCGTAGGCGGCGACGAACTTCGCGGCAAGGGCGTGCCGCTGGTGGTGCAGCGAGGCCAGCCGCTCCTCAGTGACGCCGGTGACGGCGAGCGAGCGCAGCGGGCCCGCGGGCAGGGCGCTGACGACGGCGGTCGCGGTGAGGGTCTCGCCGCCCGCGAGGCGCACCGAGCAGCCGCCGGAGCGGCGGACCGCGAGCGCCTCGACGGGCGCGCCGGCACGGATCCTGCCGTCGAGCCCCGCGGCCATCCGCAGGGCCACGGTCGCCGAGCCCTCGGCCACCCGCAGGCCCTCCCAGGCCTCGTACTCGTAGTGGCCGACGCCGGGGACGGCGGCGTGCTTGCGGAGGGCGGCGAGCAGCGAGGTGCGCTCGGACGAGCCGTCGGCGAGCGCGAGCCGGCCGATCTCCCAGAGCCGTACGACGGCCGGGCTCGCCCCCTCGTCGCGCAGCCAGCCGGCCACGGACGACCGGTCGAGGGCGGTGGCCTGCGGGTGGGACCAGGGGGCGTCCGGGTCGACGGTCGCGGCCAGCGCGGCGAAGGCCGCGGTGACCTTGCGGTGGCAGGCGTCGTCACCGGGACCGAACCAGTGCGGCGGGTCGCCGGCGCCGACCCCTTCGGGCGTGGCGCGGGCGAGCTCGCCGGGCTCGGCGACGTAGCTGGGGACGAGGGAGAGACCGAGTTCGGCGACGAGGGCCGTGTACGCGGTGTGCGCCGAGCCGACGACCTCCCCGCCGAGCTGGACGAGGCGGCCGTCGGGCAGCGCGGTCTGCTCGACGCGGCCGCCGACCCGGTCGCGCGCCTCGACGACGAGGACGTCGGCCCCGCCCGCGGCCAGATCGCGGGCGGCGGCGAGCCCGGCGAGTCCGGCGCCGAGCACGATGACATCGTGGTTCATGGGTGTTCCTCCGATGGGGCCGTCGTCAGTCCAGGACCAGGCAGTGCTCGGGCCGCCAGCCGAGCTCGACCTCCTCGCCGCCGCTCCAGCGGTCCTCCCTGCGGGAGCGGGCGGTGTTCTGCTCCAGGACGTGCACGGTGACGCCGGGGGCCAGTTCGATGAGGTACGTGGTGGTGGGGCCGGAGTAGACGGTCTCCCGGACGACGCCCGTGACCCGGGCCATGCCGGGCTCGAAGTCGGACAGCCAGATCTTCTCCGGGCGCAGCGAGAGGCTGACCCGGCTGCCGTCGGCCATGCCGGGGCGGTCGCCGACGGGGAGCGCGGGGCCCTGGTCGAGCAGCACCCGGCCGGCGCGGTAGGTACCGGGGACCAGGTTGGAGGTCCCGAGGAACGAGGCGGTGAAGCTGCTGGTGGGGCGCTCGTACACGTCCTCCGGAGTCCCGCACTGTTCGATGCGCCCCTCGTTCATGACGGCGAGGCGGTCCGACATGGTCAGGGCCTCGTCCTGGTCGTGGGTGACGAACAGGAAGGTGATGCCCACCTCGCGCTGGATCTGCTTGAGCTCGACCTGCATACGGCGCCGGAGCTTCAGGTCGAGGGCCGCCAGGGGCTCGTCGAGCAACAGCACCTGCGGACGGTTGACCAGGGCGCGGGCGAGGGCGACGCGCTGGCGCTGGCCGCCGGAGAGGGTGGGCGGTCTGCGGCCCGCCAGGTCGCCGAGCTGCACGAGGTCGAGCATGTCGGCGACCCGGCGGCGGATCTCGGGGCGGGCGACGCCCTTGCGCTTGAGGCCGAAGGCCACGTTGTCGGCGAGGGACAGGTGGTCGAAGAGGGCATAGCTCTGGAAGACGGTGTTGACGTTGCGCCGGTGGGGCGGGAGGCCCGTCACCTCCTCCCCGTCGAGCAGGACGCTGCCCTCGGTGGGGTCGGCGAAGCCGCCGATCATGCGCAGCAAGGTGGTCTTGCCGCAGCCGGAGGGACCGAGCAGGGAGAAGAACTCGCCGGGGGCGATGTCGAGGTTGATGTCGCGGACGGCGTACGAGGCGGAGCCGCCGGGGTAGCGCTTGCCGACCCGGTCGAGCCGGACGGCGGGGTGCGGGAGCACGGCTGCCGACCGCGGGGATCGCGCGGGCGCGGGTTGCGAGGTCATGGCGTTCACTCTCCGGAGAGCAGGTCGAGGCCGCCGCGCCGGCCGAACAGGCGCGGGATGGCGAGGGCGAGGGCGATGAGTCCGACGGAGCCGGCCAGCATCAGCGTGCCGACGGCGTTGATGGTGGGCTGGACGCCGAAGCGGATCGCCGAGTAGATCCGGACCGACAGGGGCTGCGGATCGACGCCGGTGGTGAAGTAGGCGAGGACGAAGTCGTCGAAGACCAGGGCGAAGACGAGGACGGCGGAGGCCAGGATGCTGGGCAGCAGCGCGGGCAGCGTCACCAGGCGTACGGCCTGCCGGCGGGTGGCCCCGAGGTCCATGGCCGCCTCCTCGATCTCCGGGTTGAGGGCGGCGACGCGGGAGCGCAGGATCACCGTCACGTAGGAGATGGAGAAGGTGATCTCGGCGAGCATCACCGTCGTCGTGGACAGGGTGATGCCGAGGCCCTTGAACAGCAGCATCGCGGCGACGCCGGTGACGATCTCCGGGGTGATGAGCGGGACGAGCATCACCAGGCCGGCGAAGGAGCCGAGCCGGTTGCGGCCGCGGACCAGGCCGAGCGCGAGGGCGACGCCGAGGACCACCGAGCCGGCCATGGCGACGAGGGAGACCCGCAGGCTCATGCCGAGCGAGTTCAGCAGCACGTCGTCGCGGAGGAACGCCCCGTACCAGCGCAGGCTGACACCGTCGAAGACGGTCAGGGACTTCTGCGAGTTGAAGGAGTAGAGGACGACGACGCCGATGGGGACGTAGAGCAGCGCGAAGAAGACGGCGGTGACGGCGAGGGCGAACCGGGGACGGCGCTCGGCGCCGCGGCGGCGCCCGCGGGCGGCCCTCATCGGACCGCCTCCGCCTCGTCCTTGCGGGTGCGCCGCAGGTAGCCGAGCATGCCGAGGAGGAGGACGGCCATCAGCAGCATGGTGAGGGCGGAGCCGAGCGGCCAGTTCTGGCCCTGGAAGAACTTGTCCTGGATCAGGTTGCCGATCATGATCTGGTCGGGGCCTCCCATGAGCTGCACACTGACGAAGTCGCCCATGGCGGGCAGCAGGACGAGGACACAGCCGGCGGCCGCGCCCTGCCGGGTGGCCGGGACGGTGACGAACAGGAAGGTCCGCAGCGGACCGGCGTACAGGTCGCGGCCCGCCTCGATGAGCGAGGTGTCCATGCGCTCCATCGCCGCGTAGAGCGGGATGATCATGAAGACGACGAAGCCGTAGACGAGACCGGCGACGACGCCCGTGCCGGTCTGCAGGATCCGGGTCCCCCCGTCCGCGAGTCCGATCGCGCGCAGCGCCCTGAGCAGCGGTCCGTCGTCGGACAGGACGACGGACCAGCCGTACATCCGCACCAGGTAGTTGGCGAAGAACGGGACGACGATCGCCGCGATCAGCACGTTCTTGTACCGGCCGCCGCTGGTCGCGATGGCGTACGCGACGGGATAGGCGATCAGGAGAC
This is a stretch of genomic DNA from Streptomyces sp. R44. It encodes these proteins:
- a CDS encoding ABC transporter permease; the protein is MATTARPPRAAGKAARERLWTWLMLPGTLWMTVFLLASLILVATLAFGTTDPLGNPRFGFVLDNITALADPAYRTVLLRSLGYALVTCAVCLLIAYPVAYAIATSGGRYKNVLIAAIVVPFFANYLVRMYGWSVVLSDDGPLLRALRAIGLADGGTRILQTGTGVVAGLVYGFVVFMIIPLYAAMERMDTSLIEAGRDLYAGPLRTFLFVTVPATRQGAAAGCVLVLLPAMGDFVSVQLMGGPDQIMIGNLIQDKFFQGQNWPLGSALTMLLMAVLLLGMLGYLRRTRKDEAEAVR
- a CDS encoding ABC transporter permease; amino-acid sequence: MRAARGRRRGAERRPRFALAVTAVFFALLYVPIGVVVLYSFNSQKSLTVFDGVSLRWYGAFLRDDVLLNSLGMSLRVSLVAMAGSVVLGVALALGLVRGRNRLGSFAGLVMLVPLITPEIVTGVAAMLLFKGLGITLSTTTVMLAEITFSISYVTVILRSRVAALNPEIEEAAMDLGATRRQAVRLVTLPALLPSILASAVLVFALVFDDFVLAYFTTGVDPQPLSVRIYSAIRFGVQPTINAVGTLMLAGSVGLIALALAIPRLFGRRGGLDLLSGE